In the Sulfitobacter pacificus genome, one interval contains:
- a CDS encoding aminotransferase class V-fold PLP-dependent enzyme produces MALLDTVDPTGLEEFSVVFTDRSLNHMSGSFQQVMRDISGLLREVYNADAVALVPGGGTYGMEAVARQFARGADVLVVRNGWFSYRWSQIIETGGLTAKATVMKARPEGNAPVSPFAPAPIEDVVAAIHDEKPQVVFAPHVETSAGVILPDDYIAAMAKAAHEVGALMVLDCIASGCIWVDMKALGVDVLISAPQKGWSASPSAGLVMMSARAEARLAETTSDSFAIDLGKWRTIMKAYEDGGHAYHATMPTDALRAFRDTILETKEYGFGRLKEAQWALGDGVRKMLADKGVTSVAAEGFGAPGVVVSYTSDPEVQNGKKFAAEGMQIAAGVPLQVGEPEGFSTFRLGLFGLDKLYDVDATLGRLAAVVDKVL; encoded by the coding sequence ATGGCATTGCTTGATACTGTGGACCCGACGGGTCTGGAAGAATTTTCGGTTGTTTTCACCGACCGGTCGCTGAACCACATGAGTGGCAGTTTTCAGCAGGTGATGCGCGATATCTCCGGGTTGCTGCGTGAGGTCTATAACGCGGATGCGGTAGCGCTTGTGCCCGGTGGCGGTACCTATGGGATGGAAGCGGTGGCGCGGCAGTTTGCCCGCGGGGCGGATGTTCTGGTCGTGCGCAACGGCTGGTTCTCCTATCGCTGGTCACAGATCATCGAAACCGGCGGCTTGACGGCGAAGGCCACGGTGATGAAAGCGCGGCCAGAGGGCAACGCGCCAGTCAGCCCCTTTGCGCCAGCCCCGATCGAGGATGTCGTTGCGGCCATTCACGACGAAAAGCCGCAGGTTGTTTTTGCCCCCCATGTGGAGACAAGTGCCGGGGTGATCCTGCCGGACGACTATATCGCCGCGATGGCCAAGGCGGCGCATGAGGTCGGGGCGCTGATGGTGCTGGATTGCATCGCGTCCGGCTGTATCTGGGTGGATATGAAGGCGTTGGGAGTAGACGTGTTGATTTCCGCCCCGCAAAAGGGCTGGTCGGCGTCCCCCTCTGCCGGGCTGGTGATGATGTCCGCAAGGGCCGAGGCGCGGCTGGCGGAGACAACGTCGGACAGTTTTGCCATTGATCTGGGCAAATGGCGCACGATTATGAAAGCCTATGAGGATGGCGGTCATGCCTATCATGCGACAATGCCGACAGATGCCTTGCGGGCGTTTCGCGATACCATTCTTGAGACCAAGGAATATGGCTTTGGCCGCTTGAAAGAGGCGCAGTGGGCTTTGGGCGACGGGGTGCGCAAGATGCTGGCGGACAAGGGGGTGACCTCGGTTGCCGCAGAAGGGTTCGGCGCACCGGGTGTTGTCGTCAGCTATACCAGTGATCCCGAGGTGCAGAACGGCAAGAAGTTCGCTGCTGAGGGCATGCAGATTGCCGCCGGTGTGCCCTTGCAGGTGGGCGAGCCCGAAGGGTTCAGCACCTTCCGTCTGGGGTTGTTTGGCTTGGACAAGCTTTATGATGTGGATGCAACGCTGGGCCGTTTGGCCGCAGTGGTTGATAAGGTTCTTTAA
- a CDS encoding cell wall hydrolase — translation MLPIRQLFIALFLGTLTLAPAVASASSEKAKDLARVEQAGLKQTGKTRLNELMVQPAVSTGDVKFSRSWIDSQPKASGSSQWRCLAEALYFEARGETIKGQFAVAEVIMNRVKSARFPGSLCAVINQGTGKKYQCQFTYTCDGHAEVIAEPLAFARVGKVARYMIDGKVPALTQGATHYHTTAVNPRWARVYTRTAKIGVHLFYRHTWRTASN, via the coding sequence ATGCTGCCTATTCGTCAACTCTTCATCGCCTTGTTTCTGGGCACTTTGACCCTTGCTCCAGCGGTGGCTTCTGCCTCCTCGGAAAAAGCCAAGGATCTGGCACGCGTAGAACAGGCCGGGCTGAAACAGACCGGCAAGACCCGATTGAATGAATTGATGGTGCAGCCTGCGGTGTCCACAGGCGACGTAAAATTTTCGCGCAGCTGGATCGACAGCCAACCAAAGGCCAGCGGGTCCTCGCAGTGGCGTTGTCTGGCAGAAGCGCTGTATTTCGAAGCCCGGGGCGAGACGATCAAAGGGCAGTTTGCCGTGGCCGAGGTGATTATGAACCGGGTCAAAAGTGCACGTTTTCCGGGATCTCTTTGTGCGGTGATCAATCAGGGCACCGGCAAGAAATACCAATGCCAGTTCACCTATACCTGTGACGGCCATGCCGAGGTCATTGCGGAACCGCTTGCCTTCGCCCGCGTGGGCAAGGTTGCGCGCTATATGATCGATGGCAAAGTGCCTGCCCTGACCCAAGGTGCGACACATTACCATACCACTGCGGTGAACCCACGCTGGGCACGGGTCTATACCCGTACAGCAAAAATCGGTGTGCATCTGTTTTACCGGCACACGTGGCGGACAGCCTCCAACTGA
- the folP gene encoding dihydropteroate synthase, protein MTEPTDYFRPLVQSGPIRPTGAVQLAGGWCWFSHLEVLARGRIPKVIPLTEAPADVIDRLAAPRADIGGLSLSSPRVMGILNATPDSFSDGGLHAAAADAVRAGKAMRDAGVDLLDVGGESTRPGAETVAIDTEIDRVVPVISGLRRAGVKSLISVDTRKAAVAQAALEAGAGLINDVSGFTYDAGLAPLAAQQEVPVCVMHALGDPATMQVDPRYDDVLLDVYDFLETQIAALVKSGIPRDRIIADPGIGFGKTLEHNLIILARISLFHSLGVAVLLGASRKRFIGTISLTERADARVAGSLGVVLAALSHGIQFVRVHDVPQTVQAIALWRSAIAGRQV, encoded by the coding sequence GTGACGGAGCCAACTGACTATTTTCGCCCGCTGGTCCAGAGCGGACCAATCCGTCCTACCGGTGCTGTTCAGCTGGCCGGAGGTTGGTGCTGGTTCAGCCATCTTGAGGTATTGGCCCGTGGCCGCATCCCCAAGGTGATCCCGCTGACCGAAGCACCGGCGGATGTGATCGACCGTCTGGCAGCGCCACGTGCGGATATCGGCGGTCTGTCGCTGTCCTCTCCGCGTGTGATGGGGATTTTGAACGCCACACCTGACAGTTTCTCTGATGGCGGGCTGCATGCGGCGGCGGCGGATGCGGTCCGGGCTGGGAAGGCGATGCGCGACGCCGGTGTTGATCTGCTGGATGTGGGCGGCGAATCTACCCGTCCGGGGGCAGAAACCGTGGCGATCGACACAGAGATTGACCGCGTTGTGCCGGTGATCAGCGGGCTGCGCCGCGCCGGTGTGAAATCGCTGATTTCGGTGGATACGCGCAAGGCCGCCGTGGCGCAGGCCGCGCTGGAGGCGGGCGCGGGTTTGATCAATGATGTATCCGGGTTTACCTATGACGCGGGGCTGGCACCTCTGGCCGCACAGCAGGAGGTGCCGGTCTGTGTGATGCATGCGCTGGGGGACCCGGCCACCATGCAGGTTGATCCGCGATATGACGATGTGTTGCTGGACGTATATGATTTTCTTGAGACCCAGATCGCGGCGTTGGTCAAATCGGGCATTCCCCGCGACCGGATCATCGCTGATCCGGGCATCGGTTTTGGCAAAACGCTGGAACATAACTTGATAATTCTTGCGCGGATCAGCCTGTTCCACAGCCTTGGCGTGGCGGTTCTGCTGGGGGCCTCGCGCAAGCGATTTATCGGCACAATTTCGCTAACGGAGCGGGCGGATGCTCGCGTAGCCGGAAGTCTAGGGGTCGTTTTGGCCGCTCTTTCCCATGGCATTCAGTTTGTGCGGGTGCATGATGTGCCGCAGACAGTACAGGCAATTGCGCTGTGGCGGTCTGCCATAGCAGGAAGACAGGTATGA
- a CDS encoding pyrimidine 5'-nucleotidase, with protein MPRLAFSHVDTWVFDLDHTLYPPSARLFDHIEVRMTAWVMEVLKVDKAEADRLRVHYWRTHGTTLAGLMREHDVDPEPYLVDVHDIPMDSLIPDPILAYQIRALPGRRIVYTNGSAPYAERVLAARGLSGLFDAIYGVEHAGFLPKPERAAFDRVFALDGVVPARAAMFEDDPRNLAAPFAMGMRTVHVAPDPLEADHAAAAHVEYHTDDLSHFLSRLTG; from the coding sequence ATGCCACGTCTTGCTTTCTCTCATGTTGATACCTGGGTCTTTGACCTTGATCACACGCTCTACCCGCCTTCTGCGCGGCTGTTTGACCATATTGAGGTGCGCATGACCGCATGGGTGATGGAGGTTCTTAAGGTCGACAAAGCCGAAGCCGACCGGCTGCGCGTTCATTATTGGCGCACCCATGGCACCACGTTGGCCGGCCTCATGCGCGAACATGACGTCGATCCCGAGCCCTATCTGGTTGATGTCCATGATATCCCGATGGACAGTCTGATCCCCGACCCCATTCTGGCCTACCAGATCCGCGCCCTGCCCGGACGGCGCATTGTCTATACCAACGGCTCTGCCCCCTATGCCGAACGGGTGCTGGCCGCGCGCGGGTTGTCGGGGCTGTTTGATGCCATCTATGGGGTTGAGCATGCAGGGTTTCTGCCGAAACCGGAACGCGCCGCCTTTGACCGTGTTTTTGCGCTGGACGGTGTGGTGCCTGCCCGCGCCGCCATGTTTGAGGACGATCCGCGCAACCTTGCCGCACCTTTTGCCATGGGCATGCGCACCGTCCATGTGGCACCTGACCCGCTAGAGGCCGATCACGCTGCGGCCGCCCATGTGGAGTATCACACGGACGATTTGTCTCACTTCCTTAGCCGCCTGACAGGTTAG
- the glmM gene encoding phosphoglucosamine mutase, whose amino-acid sequence MSSLFGTDGVRGTANIHPMTPEMALRIGAAVGRYFRNDGSAVHRVVIGKDTRLSGYMFENALTAGLTSTGMNVLLLGPVPTPAVGLLTRSMRADLGVMISASHNPAHDNGIKFFGPDGFKLSDEVEDDIEALVASGVDLAPAEEIGRAKRIDDSRFRYIERVKSSFPRRMRLDGLKVVIDCANGAAHHVAPMTLWELGADVIPMGVAPNGLNINEGCGSTHPQSAAEMVVAHGAHVGICLDGDADRVILIDEKGQVGDGDQFMALMAARWAEEDRLKGRALVATVMSNLGLENFLNGRGLRLERTSVGDRYVVERMRQGGFNLGGEQSGHIVMTDHATTGDGLMAGLQFLAEMVRSERPASELLHQFEQVPQLLKNVRFEAGQQPLDAAQVQAAIKQAEADLSGGGRLLIRKSGTEPLVRVMAEHEDATLMERSVDSVVAAVTEAVGG is encoded by the coding sequence ATGAGCTCACTTTTTGGAACTGACGGCGTGCGTGGCACCGCCAATATTCATCCGATGACTCCGGAAATGGCTCTGCGCATTGGCGCAGCGGTGGGGCGGTATTTCCGCAACGACGGCTCGGCGGTGCATCGCGTGGTGATTGGCAAGGACACGCGGCTGTCTGGCTATATGTTTGAAAATGCGCTGACTGCCGGTTTGACCAGCACCGGGATGAATGTGCTTTTGCTGGGACCGGTGCCGACACCTGCTGTGGGTTTGCTGACCCGGTCGATGCGGGCGGATCTGGGGGTAATGATTTCGGCCAGCCATAATCCGGCCCATGATAATGGCATCAAATTTTTCGGTCCTGACGGGTTCAAACTGTCGGATGAGGTCGAGGATGACATCGAGGCGCTGGTCGCTTCGGGTGTTGATCTGGCCCCGGCGGAGGAGATTGGCCGCGCCAAGCGGATTGACGACAGCCGGTTCCGCTATATCGAAAGGGTAAAATCTTCGTTTCCGCGCCGCATGCGTCTGGACGGGCTGAAAGTGGTGATCGATTGTGCCAATGGGGCGGCGCACCATGTCGCTCCGATGACGCTTTGGGAACTTGGGGCGGATGTGATCCCGATGGGGGTTGCGCCCAACGGGTTGAACATCAACGAAGGTTGCGGATCGACCCACCCGCAATCCGCAGCAGAGATGGTGGTGGCGCATGGTGCACATGTGGGCATCTGTCTGGATGGCGATGCCGACCGTGTGATCCTGATCGACGAAAAAGGTCAGGTCGGAGACGGCGACCAGTTCATGGCGCTGATGGCGGCACGCTGGGCTGAAGAGGACCGGCTGAAAGGCCGTGCGTTGGTGGCCACGGTGATGAGCAATCTGGGGCTGGAGAATTTCCTGAACGGGCGTGGATTGCGGCTGGAACGCACCAGCGTCGGCGACCGCTATGTTGTGGAACGGATGCGGCAGGGCGGCTTCAATCTGGGCGGCGAGCAATCAGGCCATATCGTGATGACCGATCACGCCACCACCGGCGATGGGCTGATGGCAGGCCTGCAGTTTTTGGCAGAAATGGTGCGGTCGGAAAGACCGGCATCCGAGCTGTTGCACCAGTTTGAACAAGTGCCGCAATTGCTGAAGAACGTCCGCTTCGAGGCGGGCCAACAGCCCTTGGACGCGGCACAGGTACAGGCGGCGATCAAACAGGCCGAGGCGGATCTGTCAGGCGGTGGGCGGTTGTTGATCCGCAAGTCGGGCACTGAACCTTTGGTGCGGGTGATGGCAGAACATGAGGATGCCACCCTGATGGAGCGTTCTGTGGACAGTGTTGTGGCTGCGGTAACAGAAGCGGTTGGCGGCTAG
- a CDS encoding DMT family transporter, whose protein sequence is MAADTAPRITIYSWLMVATLSFVWGGTFMVTELALQGITPFWLAASRVVFAAVVMVTVWGLRGFALFETPLTRPQRAAVITIGAASSAVPFALLAWGQQHVTSGFAGVSMASSALIMLVLAHFFVPGERMTLRRSIGFGIGFCGVVVLIGGQAFEANGSQLEPFGRAACIGAAFCYSVSSILMRRLPAVDPIGLATVLLLVAAAITVPLALITEGLPPLPDRQTLGVLVFLGLIPTAAANFLRVLVVRSAGPVFMSLVNYQVPVWSVVLGAWILSEPMPPALLYAMVLILVGVGISQYGALRRLFGRSRPAA, encoded by the coding sequence ATGGCAGCTGACACCGCCCCGCGCATCACCATCTACAGCTGGCTGATGGTGGCCACGCTCTCCTTTGTCTGGGGCGGCACGTTTATGGTCACAGAGCTGGCCCTGCAAGGGATCACCCCGTTCTGGCTGGCGGCATCGCGCGTTGTCTTTGCAGCGGTGGTGATGGTGACTGTTTGGGGCCTGCGCGGCTTCGCCCTGTTTGAAACACCACTGACCCGCCCCCAACGCGCAGCAGTGATCACCATAGGCGCGGCCAGCTCTGCGGTGCCGTTTGCGCTGCTGGCATGGGGCCAGCAACATGTCACCTCAGGCTTTGCGGGGGTATCCATGGCTTCCTCTGCGCTGATCATGCTGGTGCTGGCGCATTTCTTTGTGCCGGGGGAACGTATGACCCTGCGCCGCTCCATCGGTTTTGGCATCGGGTTTTGCGGGGTGGTGGTCCTGATTGGCGGACAGGCATTTGAAGCCAACGGCAGCCAGTTAGAACCTTTTGGCCGCGCGGCCTGTATTGGGGCCGCTTTTTGTTATTCCGTCAGTTCGATCCTGATGCGCCGCCTTCCCGCAGTTGACCCCATCGGCCTTGCTACGGTGTTATTGCTGGTTGCTGCGGCCATCACCGTGCCGCTGGCCCTGATCACCGAAGGCCTGCCTCCTCTGCCTGACAGGCAAACCCTTGGTGTGCTGGTTTTTCTGGGCCTGATCCCTACCGCCGCCGCCAACTTCCTGCGGGTATTGGTGGTGCGCAGCGCCGGGCCGGTCTTTATGTCACTGGTGAATTATCAGGTGCCGGTCTGGTCGGTGGTGCTGGGCGCGTGGATCCTGTCTGAACCGATGCCGCCTGCCCTGCTTTATGCGATGGTCCTGATTCTGGTCGGTGTCGGGATCAGCCAATATGGCGCATTGCGCCGCCTGTTTGGCCGCTCCCGCCCTGCGGCCTAG
- a CDS encoding UbiH/UbiF family hydroxylase produces the protein MTYDCDILISGGGIAGLTAAAVFGTAGFDVICVDPAPPITERDAQGADMRSTAMLQPARAVLENAGVWDRLAAHAAPLQIMRVIDAGGDVAEPRVIRDFNAAEISEHPFGWNFPNWLLRRELLERLKLLSNVDFRPGTGTTSLFTRTASAKVGLTDGSRITTRLVIAADGRDSPMRQAAGIGVSTKRYGQKALAFAVTHPIPHEHVSTEVHRSGGPFTLVPLPDQNGVPSSAIVWMDDGAKTLERAEMAVPAFEAAMTKRSCYILGPLSLASPRNVWPIISQHADRLSGERIALIAEAAHVLPPIGAQGLNMSLQDLATLLQLAETHREDLGNAAMLEAYHNARYRDVQLRINGIDLLNRVSQASSPMARDLRAAGLDALYAMAPVRKLLMQMGLGVR, from the coding sequence ATGACATATGATTGCGATATCCTGATTTCCGGTGGTGGCATTGCTGGTCTGACCGCCGCGGCGGTCTTTGGCACCGCTGGTTTTGACGTCATCTGCGTTGATCCCGCCCCGCCTATCACCGAACGGGACGCACAGGGGGCGGACATGCGCTCTACCGCGATGCTGCAACCGGCGCGCGCGGTGCTGGAAAACGCTGGTGTCTGGGACAGGCTGGCGGCGCATGCCGCCCCGCTACAGATCATGCGGGTGATCGACGCTGGCGGCGATGTGGCCGAACCGCGTGTGATCCGCGATTTCAACGCCGCCGAGATTTCCGAACATCCTTTCGGCTGGAACTTCCCCAACTGGCTGTTGCGCCGTGAGCTGCTGGAACGGCTCAAACTGCTAAGCAATGTGGATTTCCGCCCGGGGACCGGCACCACTTCCCTGTTCACCCGCACCGCAAGCGCCAAGGTGGGGCTGACCGATGGCAGCCGCATCACCACCCGTCTGGTCATTGCTGCTGACGGGCGCGACAGCCCGATGCGCCAGGCGGCAGGTATCGGGGTCTCTACAAAGCGCTACGGGCAAAAGGCGCTGGCCTTTGCGGTCACTCACCCAATCCCGCATGAACATGTTTCGACCGAAGTCCACCGCAGCGGCGGACCTTTCACACTGGTCCCCCTGCCGGATCAGAACGGTGTGCCATCCTCTGCGATTGTCTGGATGGATGACGGGGCTAAAACGCTGGAACGTGCCGAGATGGCTGTGCCCGCTTTTGAGGCGGCAATGACCAAACGCTCTTGCTATATCCTTGGCCCGCTTAGCCTTGCCAGCCCGCGCAACGTCTGGCCGATCATCAGCCAGCACGCGGACCGCCTGTCGGGCGAGCGTATTGCCCTGATCGCCGAAGCCGCTCATGTGCTGCCCCCCATCGGGGCGCAGGGGCTGAACATGTCCTTGCAAGACCTCGCCACCCTACTGCAACTTGCCGAAACCCATCGCGAGGACCTGGGCAATGCTGCCATGCTGGAGGCCTATCACAATGCCCGCTACCGCGATGTGCAACTGCGCATCAACGGGATTGACCTGCTGAACCGTGTATCACAGGCCAGCAGCCCGATGGCGCGGGATCTGCGGGCCGCCGGGCTGGACGCGCTTTATGCAATGGCACCGGTGCGCAAATTGCTGATGCAGATGGGGCTGGGCGTGCGTTAA
- a CDS encoding Lrp/AsnC family transcriptional regulator — MLDDLDRRLLRYWQAEPSLSPGELAQRCAVTPGKAARRIARMEEEGIIQGLARVVNWSALGYAVEVSLRVTLDKTQGNAFDVFLAEARQVPEVIEVQTFLGRVDVRLSIIARDMAHYQQIYRSRILTLPHIADIEALMHVARIKDDETLPL, encoded by the coding sequence ATGCTTGATGATCTGGATCGCCGCCTGTTGCGCTATTGGCAGGCAGAGCCAAGCCTGTCACCGGGAGAGCTGGCGCAGCGCTGTGCGGTGACACCGGGCAAGGCGGCGCGGCGCATTGCCCGGATGGAGGAGGAGGGCATCATTCAGGGTCTGGCCCGTGTCGTGAACTGGAGCGCGCTTGGCTATGCGGTTGAGGTGTCGTTGAGGGTGACATTGGACAAGACACAGGGCAACGCCTTTGATGTGTTTCTGGCAGAGGCGCGTCAGGTGCCCGAGGTGATCGAGGTTCAGACCTTTCTGGGGCGCGTCGATGTGCGCCTGTCGATTATTGCGCGGGACATGGCGCATTATCAGCAAATTTACCGCAGCCGTATTCTGACCCTGCCACATATCGCTGATATCGAGGCCCTGATGCATGTGGCGCGGATCAAAGATGACGAGACCTTGCCGCTATGA
- the ilvC gene encoding ketol-acid reductoisomerase, translating into MRVYYDRDCDVNLIKDKKVAILGYGSQGHAHALNLRDSGAKNLVVALREGSASKAKAEGEGLKVMEISEAAAWADVIMFTMPDELQADTYKKYVHDNIREGAAIAFAHGLNVHFGLIEPKEGIDVIMMAPKGPGHTVRGEYTKGGGVPCLVAVDKDASGKALEIGLSYCSAIGGGRSGIIETDFREECETDLFGEQAVLCGGIVELIRMGFETLVEAGYEPEMAYFECLHETKLIVDLIYEGGIANMDYSISNTAEYGQYVSGPRILPYDETKARMKAVLSDIQSGKFVRDFMLENAVGQPTIKSSRRANDEHQIEVVGGKLRDMMPWISAGKMVDKAKN; encoded by the coding sequence ATGCGCGTTTATTATGACCGTGACTGCGACGTTAACCTGATCAAAGACAAGAAGGTCGCGATCCTCGGCTATGGCTCCCAGGGCCACGCCCATGCGCTGAACCTGCGCGATTCCGGCGCGAAAAACCTTGTTGTTGCCCTGCGCGAGGGCTCTGCGTCCAAAGCCAAAGCCGAAGGTGAAGGCCTTAAGGTCATGGAAATCTCTGAAGCCGCAGCATGGGCCGATGTGATCATGTTCACCATGCCCGATGAACTGCAGGCGGACACTTACAAGAAATACGTGCATGACAACATTCGTGAAGGTGCGGCCATCGCATTTGCCCACGGTCTGAACGTTCATTTCGGCCTGATCGAGCCGAAAGAAGGCATTGACGTGATCATGATGGCGCCCAAAGGCCCAGGTCACACCGTGCGCGGCGAATACACCAAAGGCGGCGGCGTACCTTGCCTTGTTGCGGTTGACAAAGACGCCTCTGGCAAAGCGCTGGAAATCGGCCTGTCCTATTGCTCTGCCATCGGTGGCGGCCGTTCGGGCATCATCGAAACTGATTTCCGCGAAGAATGTGAAACCGACCTGTTCGGCGAACAGGCGGTTCTCTGTGGCGGTATCGTTGAATTGATCCGCATGGGTTTTGAAACACTGGTTGAAGCCGGTTACGAGCCTGAGATGGCCTATTTCGAGTGCCTGCACGAAACCAAACTGATCGTGGACCTGATCTATGAAGGCGGCATCGCCAATATGGATTACTCCATCTCCAACACTGCTGAATATGGTCAGTATGTTTCTGGCCCGCGCATCCTGCCTTACGACGAAACCAAGGCACGTATGAAAGCGGTCCTGAGCGACATCCAGTCCGGCAAATTTGTGCGCGACTTCATGTTGGAAAACGCGGTTGGCCAGCCAACAATCAAATCCTCGCGCCGTGCAAATGACGAGCACCAGATCGAAGTTGTCGGCGGCAAATTGCGTGACATGATGCCTTGGATCTCTGCGGGCAAGATGGTCGACAAAGCCAAAAACTAA
- a CDS encoding dihydroneopterin aldolase, with protein sequence MPNEVRLAFAHPSERADAMSESLSGSDPLDRISLRDHTVDVEIGAFQAERGVTQRICFNVVVEVRPLTGPIDDDVDRILSYDRVTEAIAAELAVERLALLETLAERVAERILLEPQAMRVFVRIEKLDRGPGALGVEIVRTRAGETAGELVAEEAPQPELVYLSNAAISSEHLKGWLDQLEAQGRPLVLCVGAADTPAPHVPHKMAQRRIDLLAIEQNAWVLASKDDRCVVVETRTELDWAMKNGQTCVWAPSKIVLDAVDTPSAQPHDAVALAAWFAASFDTQEMLVVGAELPKASSVPLRVLDVTQAQL encoded by the coding sequence ATGCCGAACGAAGTCCGCCTGGCCTTTGCCCATCCGTCCGAACGGGCAGATGCCATGTCTGAATCCCTGTCCGGCAGCGACCCGCTGGACCGGATTTCCCTGCGGGATCATACAGTCGACGTTGAGATTGGCGCTTTTCAGGCCGAACGCGGTGTCACCCAGCGGATCTGTTTCAACGTGGTGGTTGAGGTGCGCCCGCTGACTGGGCCGATTGATGACGATGTGGACCGCATTCTGAGTTATGACCGGGTGACCGAGGCGATTGCCGCCGAGCTGGCGGTCGAACGTCTGGCCCTGCTTGAAACGCTGGCTGAGCGTGTGGCCGAACGTATCTTGCTGGAACCGCAGGCAATGCGGGTCTTTGTGCGGATCGAAAAGCTGGATCGCGGCCCCGGTGCTTTGGGGGTGGAGATCGTGCGCACGCGGGCGGGCGAAACCGCCGGTGAGCTGGTCGCAGAAGAAGCGCCGCAGCCGGAGCTGGTCTATCTCAGCAATGCAGCCATCTCCTCGGAGCACCTCAAAGGGTGGTTGGACCAGCTGGAGGCACAGGGTCGGCCATTGGTGCTCTGTGTTGGTGCTGCGGATACGCCGGCCCCACATGTGCCCCATAAGATGGCGCAGCGGCGGATTGACCTTTTGGCAATTGAACAGAACGCTTGGGTGCTGGCCTCCAAGGACGACCGCTGTGTTGTGGTCGAAACCCGTACCGAACTGGATTGGGCGATGAAGAACGGCCAGACCTGCGTCTGGGCCCCGTCCAAGATTGTACTGGACGCGGTGGATACCCCGTCCGCCCAGCCACATGATGCGGTGGCTTTGGCTGCATGGTTTGCAGCAAGTTTTGATACCCAGGAGATGCTTGTGGTGGGGGCAGAGCTGCCCAAGGCCAGCTCGGTGCCGCTGCGCGTTCTGGATGTGACGCAGGCGCAGCTGTGA
- a CDS encoding cupin domain-containing protein produces MPIITKADAKRDRDDGKDNPCGPFEAILYSSSGGLSQFGAFVEILPPGSASSVKHWHAREDEMIYMLEGIATVLEGDEEHQLTAGDAATFKAGTAVGHCVQNRSDQPVRYLVIGTRSPADTVTYPDHNRVLHFARDDSGNVVERRYVTAEGAPADSPYKINDNGS; encoded by the coding sequence ATGCCCATCATCACCAAAGCAGACGCAAAGCGCGATCGCGATGATGGCAAGGACAATCCCTGTGGTCCATTTGAGGCGATTCTCTATTCCAGCAGCGGTGGGCTGAGCCAGTTTGGCGCATTTGTGGAAATACTGCCGCCGGGGTCGGCCTCCTCGGTGAAACACTGGCATGCCCGCGAGGACGAGATGATCTATATGCTGGAGGGCATTGCGACGGTCCTTGAAGGGGATGAAGAACACCAGCTAACCGCCGGGGATGCCGCGACTTTCAAGGCTGGGACCGCTGTGGGTCACTGCGTTCAGAATAGATCGGACCAGCCGGTCCGCTACCTTGTCATCGGCACGCGCAGCCCAGCTGACACGGTGACCTATCCAGATCACAATCGGGTGCTGCATTTCGCCAGAGACGACAGCGGCAATGTTGTTGAGCGGCGTTATGTCACCGCAGAGGGTGCGCCAGCAGACTCCCCCTATAAGATCAACGACAATGGCAGCTGA
- a CDS encoding Lrp/AsnC family transcriptional regulator, whose protein sequence is MIELDDIDRQLIASLARNARQSASALGKRYGLSQPATWRRIKRLEEAGVLGGQRLRLDAEKLGFGVTVFLGIKLARKGHVSLEDFERAVAAIPEVQTVEHILGLYDYRLRVVARDLPDFERVLRRRIMTLPGAGEVEANVLLSEERLAGPL, encoded by the coding sequence ATGATCGAGCTGGATGACATTGACCGGCAGTTGATCGCAAGTCTGGCGCGCAATGCCCGCCAGTCGGCCAGCGCCTTGGGCAAACGTTATGGGCTGTCGCAACCGGCGACCTGGCGGCGGATCAAGCGGTTGGAGGAGGCTGGCGTGCTGGGCGGACAGCGGTTGCGGCTGGATGCGGAAAAGCTGGGCTTTGGCGTGACGGTCTTTCTGGGCATCAAGCTGGCGCGCAAGGGGCATGTTTCGCTGGAGGATTTTGAGCGCGCCGTGGCAGCGATCCCCGAGGTGCAGACGGTAGAGCATATTCTGGGGCTCTATGATTATCGTCTGCGGGTGGTGGCACGGGATTTGCCGGATTTTGAACGGGTGTTGCGGCGCCGGATCATGACCTTGCCCGGTGCGGGTGAGGTCGAGGCGAATGTTTTGTTGAGCGAGGAACGTCTGGCGGGGCCGCTTTAG